One window of Mesorhizobium loti R88b genomic DNA carries:
- a CDS encoding DUF899 domain-containing protein: MTKHLTIKTPPVVSQQEWAAAHAQLLVKEKATLRAKDALAAERRRMPWVEVDKAYEFEGPNGKASLLDLFEGRRQLIVYRAFFEPGVYGWPEHACRGCSLGADQVGHLAHLNARNTTLAYASRAPQADIVRLKARMGWEIPWYTITDSFDKDFGVDEWHGHNVFIHDGDRIFRTYFINSRGDEAMGTVWSYLDATPLGRQEIWEDSPEGYPQTPLYSWWNWHDNYEAGADKKWAEVSAAGEAAFRDKGE, from the coding sequence ATGACCAAGCACTTGACGATAAAGACCCCACCGGTCGTTTCGCAGCAGGAATGGGCGGCCGCGCACGCGCAGCTTCTCGTCAAGGAGAAGGCGACGCTGCGCGCCAAGGACGCGCTCGCCGCCGAGCGCCGCCGCATGCCGTGGGTGGAAGTGGACAAGGCCTATGAGTTCGAAGGCCCCAATGGCAAGGCGAGCCTGCTCGATTTGTTCGAAGGCCGCCGCCAGCTGATCGTCTACCGCGCTTTCTTCGAGCCCGGCGTCTATGGCTGGCCCGAACACGCCTGCCGCGGCTGCTCGCTCGGCGCCGACCAGGTCGGCCACCTCGCCCATCTCAACGCCCGCAACACCACGCTTGCCTATGCTTCTCGTGCCCCGCAGGCCGACATTGTCAGGCTGAAGGCGCGGATGGGCTGGGAGATCCCCTGGTATACGATCACGGACAGCTTCGACAAGGATTTCGGCGTCGACGAATGGCATGGCCACAACGTCTTCATCCATGACGGCGACCGCATCTTCCGGACCTATTTCATCAACAGCCGCGGCGACGAAGCGATGGGCACCGTCTGGAGCTATCTCGATGCCACCCCGCTCGGCCGCCAGGAGATCTGGGAGGACTCGCCCGAAGGCTATCCCCAGACGCCGCTCTACAGCTGGTGGAACTGGCACGACAATTACGAAGCCGGAGCTGACAAGAAATGGGCCGAAGTCTCCGCCGCCGGCGAAGCCGCGTTCCGGGACAAGGGCGAATAG